From Salvelinus sp. IW2-2015 linkage group LG33, ASM291031v2, whole genome shotgun sequence, one genomic window encodes:
- the LOC111957737 gene encoding zinc finger protein 462 yields MEEDSGRLDKSDQMTQGQPGSQQSMSPSQSFQCNHCVLLFKSKYFLLEHMKKVHGVDMDPSQSEGSSTPSESSTPTHSSTRYNSSKKVFSCRHCVFTSSTWTVIIKHENTYHKVPVRGPGKGGTLKTQRRYLRGKLLNAKVSLPGKKNHKNVSALQRKKRDVGRVNSKSTLKTINIPSSSLLLKNLRTQVGSSGNCSEFRVVPGSSGHESSLNSLQLKMSTLPRPSRARDVTVMSDAPFHSYDQDNGKGASKVTDERFNSESEQMGSHCCSLCNFSATWLEDLHTHQRSKHSYLFYSMGSSLLDKTVTEQRNLKPEMYNGMSLTEPLAKTTKKRTHDDTPLSPAKKNIKTSPESTVIQSKLSGGTAFTFEVSEDEEEGNAWRTELDASGNEIEDQLANGESRDNPKQLYCCKHCDYSHKSSRSVSTHYQRMHPYIRYDFQYIMNPDDWSATFRCLECPVDFAAPDELKQHYRDHHPEAPNVFMMRSDQLDLVYKCFACPFTISNGKYLKPHYRNKHPKLKMSNPLMYCSFTTKPSEHEPSKSQHLGQTSSLKNAEVVSPEKSPTTHKETVNITHTPSKACSASMGVDVELYHCKHCVFSNKSVVVMLVHYQKSHPKAGLTIDSIKQASLATSRKPKEETKVSPENMVLEPFKLPEVKSPNISLSRPDVTQEDAENMFFCQDCNYGNLTVRGVLNHQRSKHRDLKASVKQIHLHTAEVRSQCKTSQGIVIVSPSTPLQNDVAQEDVLKPFKLPEVKSPNTSPPISNVSQADVESPYFCQFCDYCNPTVRGIMNHQKLRHSTRKSTAESIIKHTAVIRSSPNARVVLNHQMSSHSHLKVAADNVVKHTAEVHGQCEKPQFTGFDSSNSSLKSTVENEVADLFFCQYCNYGNPSVAGVLNHQKLRHRCLQISTNQILQYTSELRSQQSTSQSAGFGAPNSSLLRSDVGNEAGNLFFCQFCNYGDPSMSGIFNHQKRRHGQLKTTPDDIFRHTAEVRGQMKTSEESKRVNSMNSSHILPLPLVTEEAVLFCQLCNYSNPTMSGVMDHQRKRHPDLKATHKQILEYTAAMILAQSGKSPHSSFLTSEIFQEELEKFFCQYCDYSNSTVRGILNHQNKMHGDLETNAAQILRHTVVVQGQTKQSQSKAVHSPNSPHILSCPLLKDEVEDMFFCQICNYSNQTVIGVLNHQRKRHLDMKLTAKQILEYTATVMGKSQSVREDTLNSSQEEEGKLFYCQHCDYDNPTVRGVLNHQKLRHSDLPATADQVVRYTTIVRSPPKKLITQQPKKSSMKASQSRTQKAAPLRSLKCRKCSYITPHIYLLKRHLRNNHQEKAPITTIMRWAYQDGHLQAGYHCEWCVCSHTEAKGLLRHYRQRHPDKNTGLESIILRLHVGPKPSRSKKIKPNTERNVKHENITLRFGEVPKTSPSFQCGEGDTKVYPCRACSFKATSMGGIGSHYRVVHPWSVKEDGSVLDVISSRQTQEPGVHEEQAVHETSRSSETHMCPVCSGEFNTLHGMFTHCGKKHPEYDMKVHEQPDVHETSKPSQRCRCPVCSGEFNTLHGMLTHCGKKHPEYDPSACEKEPESSTGDGTLVFKCSICPYVNSRAHGVLTHCQMRHPATKARTERLEQEIVHFSDPDECVKVRLGKRIGLAGFQCNMCPVIHAKFKKLKAHYEMDHKRSASNMFKPTLKQSAAIKKQLLSKYRGSQTSIAQAAILKNRKSVIVKCHLCKYFCTTKKGLARHLRINHSTVAPIEDKEFSYKCALCSYTTLICKYLAAHYRRQHDNAAFNNHFVPAFRPHRIPPTSPHHKASLSQEPKSPGEKRNCSLCFFQCLSEKGMVSHYVICHPGVSHSMQKSSEHRPINTLHSPPKPRNRHGQQKPVCKLFXXQCEKGSVLRPVECKKCVKLFFNSNLLLSIHYTNFHNEDFKRDFTILSKTSEIGTEFYRCGYCNLQIQGSADLGSHLDHHNEEFQTLENGQKRKQRFSEPPIKTKSVTHERQELPDVLTAAESDSHWIVTKVESVATGMGPMGSPSPVPSTTEPEGGSAGEECKHCGRTFMSLKGLRSHERSHAATAALKRLDNIPHQQKQMFDRHIRHRPGTIKPFHCGLCRYRTTILSLLKNHLLKVHGAEYPSKNLPSSVTGSQDREHTLGANEDSPNLPEPQEGNHMSDDSEETDLTEKPVYLEPPDVQRQLNHYRQVAQASRHPAQQATTTTQDALFICEFCIYTSTHIKSMRRHYINRHNGKRLVRCKDCSFFTGFRKKLDIHVEMAHASSATEAPKDLRCPLCLYHTKNKNCMIDHIILHREEPVAPIEVCRPRLSRYLQGLVFRCHKCTFTSSSDEKLHLHMLIKHDDIKPYKCRLCYFDFTQLSELEAHLCDKHQVVRNHELVGQVHLEELETRLGRVNREKEKKCDQELGNEEDKEEINKHGEKPGLEEEGENADKLRNKEKDETNHRHSEKQQVLEEGENIEKLGKEEEKDQEETNRRLKETQELKEGDTIEEKGLEKNGENIAPKKYEFQGYENKGNVEEKSMDCEENQGQQDEVNKDGDNEVSENSDQSSEFHESHDFSCEENKEEQNEECHGEHEDKEMVEEQFMDFEEENREPGEMDIGEQNNQYHEMPVLKNEACNYHEMPVLENEEGKEETHRNPSEKQEHEVVVKNDSLKPECNTKQEQGSVEDEKSEENPMSDDKQDHENGNTSAPKDASATLGIIPSTRNENALSCKLCGRILMNSTDLERHVMRHGL; encoded by the exons ATGGAGGAAG ATTCCGGACGCCTCGACAAGTCTGACCAAATGACCCAAGGTCAACCAGGCTCtcaacaatccatgtctccaagTCAGTCATTCCAGTGTAAccattgtgtcctcctcttcAAATCAAAGTATTTCCTCCTTGAACACATGAAGAAGGTGCATGGCGTTGATATGGATCCTTCACAAAGTGAAGGGAGTTCTACTCCCTCAGAGAGTTCCACGCCAACTCACAGTAGCACTCGCTACAACAGTTCAAAAAAGGTTTTCTCTTGCCGGCATTGTGTGTTTACGTCTTCCACTTGGACAGTTATTATCAAACATGAAAATACATATCACAAGGTGCCGGTGAGGGGTCCTGGTAAGGGCGGCACCTTGAAAACACAGAGACGGTATTTAAGGGGCAAGCTTCTCAATGCCAAAGTGTCACTGCCAGGTAAGAAGAATCACAAAAATGTGTCAGCACTCCAACGCAAAAAAAGGGACGTGGGGAGAGTGAATTCCAAGTCTACCTTAAAAACCATAAACATTCCTAGCTCTAGCTTATTGTTGAAGAACCTGCGAACTCAAGTGGGATCCTCAGGAAATTGTTCTGAATTCAGAGTCGTACCTGGAAGTTCAGGACATGAGTCATCTTTAAATTCCTTGCAACTGAAGATGTCCACCCTCCCAAGGCCATCACGTGCGCGTGATGTGACCGTCATGTCAGATGCGCCTTTCCATAGCTATGACCAAGACAATGGTAAAGGTGCTTCTAAAGTAACTGACGAGAGATTTAATTCAGAAAGTGAACAGATGGGCTCTCACTGCTGCTCGCTCTGCAACTTCTCTGCGACTTGGTTGGAAGATCTTCACACTCACCAGCGAAGTAAGCACAGTTACCTTTTTTACAGCATGGGGTCAAGTCTGCTGGACAAAACGGTGACCGAACAGCGGAATCTCAAACCTGAAATGTATAATGGAATGTCACTGACAGAGCCATTAGCTAAAACGACTAAGAAGAGAACGCATGATGACACCCCTTTAAGTCCTGCTaagaaaaatatcaaaacaagCCCCGAAAGTACAGTCATCCAAAGTAAGCTATCAGGGGGCACTGCTTTCACCTTTGAGGTTAgcgaggatgaagaggagggaaaTGCCTGGAGAACTGAACTAGATGCCTCAGGAAATGAAATAGAAGATCAGTTGGCAAATGGAGAAAGCAGGGACAACCCAAAACAACTTTATTGTTGCAAACACTGTGACTACAGTCACAAGTCATCTCGCAGTGTGAGCACCCATTACCAGAGAATGCACCCTTACATCAGGTATGACTTTCAGTACATCATGAACCCAGATGATTGGTCTGCCACCTTCCGTTGCTTGGAGTGTCCTGTTGATTTTGCCGCCCCTGATGAACTTAAGCAGCACTATAGGGATCATCACCCAGAAGCTCCAAATGTGTTTATGATGCGATCAGATCAGCTTGATTTGGTGTACAAGTGCTTTGCCTGCCCATTCACAATTTCTAATGGCAAGTACTTGAAACCCCATTACAGAAACAAGCATCCAAAACTGAAAATGAGCAATCCCTTAATGTACTGCAGTTTTACTACCAAGCCCTCTGAACATGAACCCTCTAAATCACAACATTTAGGGCAAACCTCCAGCCTAAAGAATGCAGAGGTTGTCTCTCCTGAGAAGTCTCCGACCACACATAAAGAAACTGTTAATATCACCCATACACCCTCAAAAGCATGTTCCGCTTCCATGGGAGTGGATGTGGAACTGTACCACTGCAAACATTGTGTATTCAGCAATAAGTCAGTGGTTGTCATGCTTGTCCACTACCAAAAAAGCCATCCGAAGGCAGGATTGACAATTGACAGCATAAAACAAGCATCTCTTGCCACTTCCAGGAAACCTAAGGAGGAAACAAAGGTGTCTCCTGAAAATATGGTTTTGGAGCCATTCAAACTCCCAGAAGTTAAGTCCCCCAACATTTCCCTCTCCAGACCAGATGTTACACAGGAAGATGCAGAGAACATGTTTTTCTGCCAGGATTGCAACTATGGCAACCTCACAGTGAGGGGGGTGTTGAATCACCAAAGGTCAAAACACCGTGATCTCAAGGCTTCTGTTAAGCAGATACACCTCCATACTGCTGAGGTTCGTAGtcaatgtaaaacatcacaggGCATCGTAATAGTCTCACCTAGCACTCCCCTCCAAAATGATGTTGCACAGGAAGACGTTTTAAAGCCATTCAAACTTCCAGAAGTTAAGTCTCCGAACACATCCCCTCCCATATCCAATGTTTCACAGGCAGATGTTGAGAGTCCATATTTCTGCCAGTTTTGTGACTATTGCAACCCCACAGTGAGAGGCATTATGAATCATCAGAAGTTAAGACACAGTACTCGTAAGTCAACTGCTGAAAGTATAATCAAACATACTGCTGTGATTCGTAGCAGCCCCAATGCGAGAGTGGTTTTGAATCATCAGATGTCATCTCATAGTCATCTCAAGGTGGCTGCTGATAATGTCGTCAAACATACTGCTGAGGTTCATGGTCAATGTGAAAAGCCTCAGTTTACTGGATTTGACTCATCTAACTCCTCTTTAAAATCCACTGTTGAGAATGAGGTAGCTGACTTGTTTTTTTGCCAGTACTGCAACTATGGCAACCCCAGTGTTGCAGGGGTTTTGAATCATCAGAAATTAAGACATCGCTGTCTTCAGATATCCACTAATCAGATTCTTCAATATACATCTGAGCTTCGTAGTCAACAATCTACATCTCAGTCTGCTGGATTTGGGGCCCCTAACTCCTCTCTCCTCAGATCTGATGTTGGGAATGAGGCAGGTAACTTGTTTTTCTGCCAGTTTTGCAACTATGGAGATCCCTCAATGAGTGGGATTTTTAATCATCAGAAGAGAAGACACGGTCAACTCAAAACAACTCCTGATGACATCTTCAGGCATACTGCTGAGGTTCGAGGACAAATGAAAACATCAGAAGAGTCTAAAAGAGTCAACTCGATGAACTCTTCTCACATCTTACCTCTTCCTCTTGTGACGGAAGaggctgtgttattctgtcagCTTTGCAACTATAGCAATCCAACCATGAGTGGGGTTATGGATCATCAAAGGAAAAGACACCCTGATCTTAAGGCAACTCATAAACAAATTCTTGAATATACTGCTGCAATGATTTTGGCCCAATCTGGCAAATCACCTCACTCATCATTCTTAACGTCTGAGATTTTCCAAGAAGAATTAGAGAAGTTCTTCTGCCAGTATTGTGACTATAGCAATTCTACAGTAAGGGGGATTTTGAATCATCAAAATAAAATGCATGGTGATCTCGAAACAAACGCTGCGCAGATCTTAAGGCATACTGTTGTGGTTCAAGGGCAAACCAAACAATCTCAGTCAAAAGCAGTCCACTCACCCAACTCTCCTCACATCTTGTCTTGTCCTCTTTTGAAGGACGAGGTTGAAGACATGTTTTTCTGTCAGATTTGCAACTATAGCAATCAAACAGTGATAGGGGTTTTGAATCATCAAAGGAAAAGACACCTTGATATGAAACTAACTGCTAAGCAAATCCTTGAATATACTGCTACGGTTATGGGCAAATCCCAGTCAGTACGAGAAGACACACTTAACTCATCCCAAGAAGAAGAGGGGAAGTTGTTTTACTGCCAGCATTGTGACTATGACAATCCCACAGTTAGGGGTGTTTTGAATCATCAGAAATTAAGACATAGTGATCTGCCGGCTACTGCGGATCAAGTTGTCCGGTATACTACCATTGTtcgcagcccccccaaaaaattaataACCCAACAACCTAAAAAGTCCTCCATGAAAGCTTCACAATCTCGCACGCAGAAAGCTGCACCGCTCAGGTCCTTAAAATGCCGCAAATGCTCTTATATAACTCCCCATATATATCTTTTGAAAAGGCATCTGAGGAATAACCACCAAGAGAAAGCCCCAATCACCACAATTATGCGTTGGGCTTACCAAGATGGCCATTTACAAGCAGGTTATCATTGCGAGTGGTGTGTTTGTTCACACACTGAAGCGAAGGGACTCCTCCGGCACTACCGGCAACGTCATCCAGATAAAAATACTGGACTTGAGTCCATCATCCTGAGGTTACATGTTGGCCCTAAGCCTTCTCGATCTAAAAAAATTAAGCCTAACACAGAGCGCAATGTTAAACATGAAAATATTACCCTCAGGTTTGGGGAAGTTCCGAAGACATCCCCATCTTTTCAGTGCGGAGAAGGTGACACAAAAGTCTATCCATGCCGAGCATGTTCCTTTAAGGCTACTTCAATGGGGGGTATCGGCAGCCACTACCGTGTAGTTCATCCATGGTCTGTCAAGGAAGATGGATCTGTGTTAGATGTCATTAGTAGTAGGCAGACCCAAGAGCCAGGGGTCCATGAAGAACAAGCTGTTCATGAAACCTCGAGGTCAAGCGAGACACATATGTGCCCTGTCTGTTCAGGAGAGTTCAACACCCTCCATGGTATGTTTACTCATTGTGGAAAGAAACATCCAGAATATGATATGAAGGTCCATGAACAGCCTGATGTTCATGAAACCTCAAAGCCAAGCCAGCGATGTAGGTGCCCTGTCTGTTCCGGAGAGTTCAACACCCTCCATGGTATGTTAACTCATTGTGGAAAGAAACATCCGGAATATGATCCATCAGCTTGTGAAAAGGAACCTGAATCTAGTACAGGTGATGGGACTCTGGTATTCAAGTGTTCAATCTGTCCGTATGTGAACTCTCGCGCTCATGGTGTTCTAACTCACTGCCAGATGAGGCATCCAGCCACCAAAGCCAGAACTGAGAGACTTGAACAAGAAATTGTACACTTCAGTGACCCAGATGAATGTGTGAAAGTCCGATTGGGTAAGAGGATAGGATTGGCAGGCTTCCAGTGCAATATGTGTCCAGTCATCCATGCAAAATTCAAGAAGTTGAAAGCTCACTATGAGATGGATCACAAACGATCTGCCTCCAATATGTTCAAACCGACCTTGAAACAATCCGCTGCTATTAAAAAACAGCTGCTCTCCAAATATAGAGGCTCCCAGACCTCAATTGCCCAAGCTGCCATTTTAAAAAATAGGAAATCCGTCATAGTCAAGTGCCACCTTTGCAAGTACTTTTGCACCACTAAAAAGGGTCTTGCCCGCCATCTTCGCATTAACCACAGTACAGTGGCTCCAATTGAGGACAAAGAGTTTTCCTACAAGTGTGCACTGTGCTCGTATACGACTTTGATTTGTAAGTACCTTGCAGCCCACTATAGGAGGCAACATGACAATGCCGCTTTCAACAACCACTTTGTTCCAGCATTCAGACCTCACCGCATTCCTCCAACCTCACCACACCATAAGGCTTCTTTGAGTCAGGAACCCAAATCACCTGGTGAGAAGAgaaactgttctctctgttttttcCAATGTCTTAGTGAAAAAGGCATGGTCTCCCATTATGTGATTTGCCATCCAGGAGTCTCTCACAGCATGCAGAAATCTAGCGAACACCGACCGATTAACACACTGCACTCTCCCCCCAAGCCCAGAAATCGTCACGGGCAACAGAAACCTGTCTGCAAGTTATTTGAWRCACAATGTGAGAAAGGCAGTGTATTGCGTCCAGTTGAATGCAAGAAATGTGTGAAATTATTCTTCAATTCAAATCTCCTGCTAAGTATCCACTACACCAATTTCCACAATGAAGATTTCAAACGGGACTTCACTATACTTTCAAAGACTTCAGAGATTGGCACGGAGTTCTACAGATGTGGATACTGTAACCTCCAAATCCAGGGCAGTGCGGACCTCGGCTCCCATCTCGACCATCATAATGAGGAGTTTCAGACGCTGGAAAATGGACAGAAGAGGAAACAACGCTTTAGTGAGCCACCAATAAAGACCAAGTCTGTTACG CATGAAAGACAAGAACTGCCCGATGTTCTGACGGCAGCGGAATCGGACAGTCATTGGATTGTGACAAAGGTGGAATCTGTTGCAACAGGGATGGGTCCAATGGGGTCCCCTTCCCCTGTCCCGTCGACGACAGAACCAGAGGGGGGGTCAGCAGGAGAGGAGTGCAAGCACTGCGGGCGAACTTTCATGTCTTTGAAAGGTTTACGCTCACACGAGCGGAGCCATGCAGCTACGGCAGCGCTCAAACGGCTCGACAACATACCACATCAACAGAAGCAGAT GTTTGACCGCCATATTAGACATCGCCCCGGGACCATCAAACCCTTCCATTGTGGGCTCTGTCGGTACAGAACTACCATCTTGAGCCTCTTGAAGAACCACCTGCTCAAAGTACATGGTG CTGAGTACCCATCCAAGAACCTTCCTTCCTCTGTGACCGGTAGCCAGGACAGGGAACACACCCTGGGGGCCAATGAAGACTCCCCTAACCTGCCAGAACCTCAGGAAGGCAATCACATGTCTGATGATTCTGAGGAAACAGACCTCACTGAAA AACCAGTGTACTTGGAGCCCCCAGATGTCCAGCGGCAGCTCAACCACTACAGGCAGGTGGCTCAGGCCTCCAGACATCCAGCCCAACAGGCCACCACGACCACTCAAGATGCGTTATTCATCTGTGAGTTTTGTATCTACACCTCAACACACATCAAGAGTATGCGCCGGCACTACATAAATCGGCACAATGGGAAAAGGCTGGTGAGGTGCAAGGACTGCTCCTTTTTCACGGGCTTCAG GAAGAAGTTGGATATACACGTAGAGATGGCACATGCCAGTAGCGCAACAGAAGCTCCTAAGGACCTACGCTGCCCTCTCTGTCTTTACCATACCAAAAACAAAAACTGCATGATCGACCACATCATCCTCCATCGTG AGGAGCCGGTGGCCCCGATAGAGGTGTGTCGTCCAAGGCTATCGCGATATCTCCAGGGCCTCGTGTTCCGCTGCCACAAGTGCACCTTCACCAGTTCCAGTGACGAGAAGCTGCATCTGCACATGCTCATTAAGCACGACGATATCAAGCCCTACAAATGCAGACTGTGCTACTTTGACTTCACACAGCTGAGCGAGTTGGAGGCACACCTATGCGATAAGCACCAG GTCGTGAGGAACCATGAGCTGGTGGGACAGGTCCATCTGGAGGAACTGGAGACCAGACTGGGAAGAGTCAACCGAGAAAAGGAGAAGAAATGTGACCAGGAATTAGGAAATGAAGAAGACAAAgaagaaataaataaacatggtgAGAAACCAGGgctggaggaagagggggagaacgCTGACAAGCTAAGGAACAAAGAGAAGGATGAAACCAACCACAGACATAGTGAGAAGCAGCAGGtgctggaggagggagagaacataGAGAAGCtaggaaaagaagaagagaaagaccagGAAGAAACTAACAGAAGACTTAAAGAAACTCAAGAGCTTAAAGAAGGGGATACCATTGAGGAAAAAGGGTTGGAGAAAAATGGGGAGAACATTGCCCCCAAAAAATATGAATTTCAAGGATATGAGAACAAAGGAAACGTAGAAGAAAAATCCATGGACTGTGAAGAGAACCAAGGGCAACAAGATGAGGTGAACAAAGATGGAGATAATGAGGTATCAGAGAACAGTGACCAAAGCAGTGAATTCCATGAGAGCCATGATTTTAGTTGTGAGGAGAACAAGGAGGAACAAAATGAAGAATGCCATGGGGAGCATGAGGATAAGGAGATGGTAGAGGAACAATTTATGGACTTTGAGGAAGAGAACCGAGAACCTGGAGAGATGGACATAGGAGAACAAAACAACCAATATCATGAGATGCCAGTGCTTAAAAATGAAGCCTGCAACTATCATGAAATGCCAGTGCTTGAAAATGAAGAGGGCAAAGAGGAAACGCACAGGAATCCTAGTGAGAAACAGGAACATGAGGTGGTGGTGAAGAATGACAGTCTGAAACCTGAGTGCAATACGAAACAGGAGCAAGGGTCTGTAGAGGACGAAAAGTCTGAAGAAAACCCCATGAGTGACGATAAGCAAGATCATGAAAATGGCAACACATCTGCACCAAAAG ATGCCTCCGCTACCCTGGGGATAATTCCATCGACCAGAAATGAAAATGCGCTTTCTTGCAAGCTCTGTGGCCGAATTCTCATGAACAGCACTGACCTGGAACGACATGTGATGCGCCATGGCTTGTAA